In the genome of Caldisphaera lagunensis DSM 15908, the window TAATTTTTCTTTAGTTCTTTCATCCATAAGAGACCTTAAAAACAGAGCGAAAATTATTGGAACTTATGCTATAGAAAAAATTTTTAATTTCATAATAAATAAAACAACAGATTTAATAATTGGCATATCCGCAATTCTATTTTCATTAATAGTGTTATTATATTCAATGGCTACAGTAAACAAAATAGTTGAAAACTTATTTATGGGTTGGATTATTATAGGATTTTTATATGCTGAGATCGTTGATAGTATAAAACAGAACCACAATCATTAAACCTTTTTAACTATAGCATCTGTAATATTTATCCATTTAATTTGATATCCAAAAAAATCTAATACATCTAAAATCCAATCCCCATATTGATTTATCAATTGAGATAATTTAAGATTATTAAAGTCTTTATCCTTTAAGTTTTGCAAAAAATCATTTTTAATAAATATCTTCTTTAATTTTGTATATCCTTTAATGTTAAAACCTTCTTCCCTTATTTTTTCCTTTGGAATATTAAATTTTTTGGATATTTCATCAAACGTTACTATATCTTCTTTTAATTCTATATTATAATCATATTTTATAGAATTTGTTTTTATTAAATTATCATATATTTTATTTATTAAATAATAAACGCTCGCTATATTTATTGACTTTTTGAATTTTATTACATTTTCATTTTTGAAATCCTCATAACCCAAAGATTCATCAACTATTAAGATCAATGGCAATTTGATTTCTTTTACTTTTTCTGATTTTCTTCTCAAATATTCCTTCGTCCAAAAGCCAACTATTTCAACGTATATTTTAACATTATTTTTAACTAACAGAAAATCTGGTATAAAAACAGAATTACTAGCTATTAAAGGTTCTGGTTCTCTTATTATTTCCCAATCGCTAGCAACTACTTTCATTTTAGAATAGAAATCTTTTTCTATACTGCTATCAAATGAGATGTTTTGCTGCTGATTTAATGGGAAGAGAGCATCATTACTATTTGCCTCCAACAAATAAACCCTATTATATTTACCAACAAATTCGCCTTTAATCCTCCAATTTTTATTAGATATTATGATAGGCAATAACATTGATATTGATCTGCCATATCTTTCTGTAAGCCTAAGCAAGGATGCTGGTCCATAAATTTCAACATTAAATGGATCGCTATAAGCATTATACATAAGACCTAGTTTCTTTGCATTAAACAATAATTCTTTCCATTTGTTGCTTATATAAACATTAACTTTTAATGTTTTCATCAATGCTGTCTGAAGTAATTCAAAATTATACTCCCTTATCAAATCTTCTAGATCAATTTTTGGCACACTTTTTATTACCATTTCCTCTTCTAGATCAGAAAAAATATATTTCATAGGATCTACTCCTAAATCTTGTTTAATTTTATCTAATACCTTCATTTTTTCTTTTTCATCAATTATAGGTCCATATGAAAATATTCTGGATCTAATAATTTTAGGATCTATAGGAGATTTGCTTTCTATAACACTTTTCCTTAATAATAAAGTTGCTATTCCTTCTACCAATTTAGGATCATAAGCTTTTTTCAAGTACTTTATTTCTTCATTAAATTCACCTACTAAAATGTTTTCTTTAATAACTGACATTATTTCTTCTACTAGATCATAGTTTTCTTCTGATAAATAATTAAGGTATACCTTATCTTTTCTATATTTAACTCTTAATAAATCAGTGCTAAACATCTTTCCTTCTCCTCAAGCTAAGGCTATAGTCTGATGTACCTTTTGTCACAATTTCAACCAATTTTGCCCTTTTACCTTCTTTCATTCTAAGAATTCTTCCTAATCTTTGTATAAACTGTCTTCTTGTTCCATATCCCCCAACTATTATTGCTAAATTTGCATCTGGTATATCTACACCTTCATCAAATATATTTGATGCTACTATTACTTTGTATTTATTATTCCTAAAGTTATCAAGTATTTCCTTTCTCTCATCTTTAGGCGTTTTATAAGTTACAACTGGAATTAAAAATTCCTTAGAAATCCTATAAGCCATATTAGTATCCCTTGTAAAGATAATTATTTTATCTTCTTTGTATTCTTTAAGTAATTCTTTTAGTTTCTCAATTTTAGAATTTGAGTTTATAGCTATGTTATTAGATTCATACCATAAATGAAGTGCTTCTCTCGCCTGTTTATTTCTTGATGCATAATATAAAAATCTTTTGAAATCATTAAGATCTCTTAATTCTATATTTAATCTATTAAGTATATCCTTCATTTTAGATCTCATTTCTTTGTATTTTAATTCCTCATCAGGTTTTAGGTTAACATAAATTCTTTCAATATCATATTCAGAAAGGTATTTACCTGATAAGGTTTCTGTATTAATCCTATAGACAATTGGCCCAACTAAATCCAATAACATAACGTGCCTACCATCTTCTCTCTCAGGCGTTGCTGTTAATCCGAGTCTATATGGTGCTGGTGTAAGCTGAGCTATTTCCATATATCCTTCAGAAGGTAAATGATGTACTTCATCAAAAATTAAAAATGAAAACTTATTGCCCAAGGAATCAATCCTGGAATATGCGCTATCATAGGTAGATATCGTGATTCCATTTATATCATCATAACCCCCACCAATTCTACCAGGTGTTGTACCTAATTCCTTTACAATAGATTTGTACCATTGATCTAGTAGATCAATTGTAGGTACCATTATTAATGTAGATTGTTTTAAATGAGATATTGCCTTTAATGCAACATGCGTTTTACCAGATCCTGTTGGTAGGACTATTATACCCCTTTTTGTCTTTAGCCAAGATTCTAATGCTTTTTCTTGATATGTTCTAAGTTTTATTTTATCATTAATTATGGGAAAGGGTAAAGGTTGAAGTACATGGTCTTTTATATTTATTCCAGAGTCTTTATAATAATCATTAATTTCTTTATATTTATAAGCTAATGCTACATACTTCTTAATTCTTTCATCATATCTCATTTGTGGATTATATGTATCTGAAACTATTAGTCCTTTATAGTAATTTAACGTTACCATATTGCTTCCTTCAATTATATTTAATAAAATTATGAGTTAATAAATTCTAAGTTTTAATCCATATTTCATAAAGAATTTTTAAACTAAAGAAATTTATATAGGTTATAATAAAAGTAAAAATAATAAATGTATAAACATCTTAGAGAAACAAGAAGGGATAAATTTTGAGCACAACAGAAAGGAAATTGGAGCATATTGATATAGTAGTTAATGAAAATGTACAATCTAGAGAATCTACATTATTAGAATATGTCAGACTTATCCATAACCCACTACCAGAACATGATTTAAATCATATAGATCTTAGCAAGGATTTTTGCGGATATACATTAAGTGCACCATTAGTTATTACTGGAATAACTGGGGGTCATCCGGATGCAGAAAAAATAAATGATGCAATATCAAAAATTGTAAATAAATTTAATATCGCAATGGGTGTAGGAAGTCAAAGAGCAGCTATTGAAAATTCTAATTTAACTCATTCCTTTAGCATAGTCAGAGAAAATGCCCCAAATGCATTCCTTATTGCAAATATTGGTGTTGCACAACTTAACAAGGGGTATGGAATAAAAGAATTTGTAAAAGCAATAGAAATGATTAAAGCAAATGCTATTGCAATTCATATAAATCCTGGACAAGAAGCATATCAAGATGAGGGCGATACAGATTTTTCTAATCTTATATCGAAAATAGAGGAAATAAACGATCAACTAAATGTGCCAATAATAATAAAAGAAGTTGGAAATGGATTAAATAAAGGAATAGTTAGAGAATTAAGATCCATAGGAATTAAATGTTTTGATACAGCAGGCCTTGGAGGAACTAATTGGATAAAAACTGAAAGCATTAGATCTAGAAAGAAACATGGGTTTGCTTTAAAAGAGCCTGGAAAATTAGCTGATTTCTGGGGAAATCCAACAGCCTTATCAATAATTGAGACAAGAATAAGCGCAATTGATTCCTATATAATAGGAAGTGGAGGTATTAGGGATGGATTAGATGCTGCAAAAGCAATTTCATTGGGAGCAGATGTAGCTGGAATGGCATTTCCCATATTAAAAATATTAAAAATTGAAGGAGAAAAAGGGATTGAAAATTACATTAAAAATGTAATATATCAAATTAAAACTTCTATATTTTTATCTGGAGGAGAAAATGTTTATTCTTTATGGAAGACCCCATTAACAATTTGGGGAAGGTTAAAAGACGAGCTATTAATGAGAGGGATAGAACCAAATGAATATTTGAATAAGAGACTATACACAAAGTTATGGAGGATGAAAGACTATGTCTTATGAAACGCTTAATAAAATAAGTGAAAAATACTTACTACTAATAGATTCATATATTTCAGATATACTTAAAGGAGAGCCTGAACTTCTTTATAAAGCTGCAATGCATCTCATAAAGGCAGGAGGAAAAAGATTAAGACCAATGATAACCCTTGCATCCTCAAAAGCTCTTGGAGGTGCAACAAGCGAAGCAAAGGCAGTATATTACGCATCTGCTGTAGAGATTTTACATAATTTCAGTCTAGTCCATGATGATATAATGGATAACGATGATTTTAGAAGAGGAATACCTACTGTTCATAAAGTATATGGAATTAATTGGGCCCTATTAGCAGGAGATCTTATGTTTTCATATGCATTCTTGACACCATATTTGGCTATTAAATCAGGTGCGAATG includes:
- a CDS encoding DUF790 family protein, giving the protein MFSTDLLRVKYRKDKVYLNYLSEENYDLVEEIMSVIKENILVGEFNEEIKYLKKAYDPKLVEGIATLLLRKSVIESKSPIDPKIIRSRIFSYGPIIDEKEKMKVLDKIKQDLGVDPMKYIFSDLEEEMVIKSVPKIDLEDLIREYNFELLQTALMKTLKVNVYISNKWKELLFNAKKLGLMYNAYSDPFNVEIYGPASLLRLTERYGRSISMLLPIIISNKNWRIKGEFVGKYNRVYLLEANSNDALFPLNQQQNISFDSSIEKDFYSKMKVVASDWEIIREPEPLIASNSVFIPDFLLVKNNVKIYVEIVGFWTKEYLRRKSEKVKEIKLPLILIVDESLGYEDFKNENVIKFKKSINIASVYYLINKIYDNLIKTNSIKYDYNIELKEDIVTFDEISKKFNIPKEKIREEGFNIKGYTKLKKIFIKNDFLQNLKDKDFNNLKLSQLINQYGDWILDVLDFFGYQIKWINITDAIVKKV
- a CDS encoding DEAD/DEAH box helicase is translated as MVTLNYYKGLIVSDTYNPQMRYDERIKKYVALAYKYKEINDYYKDSGINIKDHVLQPLPFPIINDKIKLRTYQEKALESWLKTKRGIIVLPTGSGKTHVALKAISHLKQSTLIMVPTIDLLDQWYKSIVKELGTTPGRIGGGYDDINGITISTYDSAYSRIDSLGNKFSFLIFDEVHHLPSEGYMEIAQLTPAPYRLGLTATPEREDGRHVMLLDLVGPIVYRINTETLSGKYLSEYDIERIYVNLKPDEELKYKEMRSKMKDILNRLNIELRDLNDFKRFLYYASRNKQAREALHLWYESNNIAINSNSKIEKLKELLKEYKEDKIIIFTRDTNMAYRISKEFLIPVVTYKTPKDERKEILDNFRNNKYKVIVASNIFDEGVDIPDANLAIIVGGYGTRRQFIQRLGRILRMKEGKRAKLVEIVTKGTSDYSLSLRRRKDV
- the fni gene encoding type 2 isopentenyl-diphosphate Delta-isomerase is translated as MSTTERKLEHIDIVVNENVQSRESTLLEYVRLIHNPLPEHDLNHIDLSKDFCGYTLSAPLVITGITGGHPDAEKINDAISKIVNKFNIAMGVGSQRAAIENSNLTHSFSIVRENAPNAFLIANIGVAQLNKGYGIKEFVKAIEMIKANAIAIHINPGQEAYQDEGDTDFSNLISKIEEINDQLNVPIIIKEVGNGLNKGIVRELRSIGIKCFDTAGLGGTNWIKTESIRSRKKHGFALKEPGKLADFWGNPTALSIIETRISAIDSYIIGSGGIRDGLDAAKAISLGADVAGMAFPILKILKIEGEKGIENYIKNVIYQIKTSIFLSGGENVYSLWKTPLTIWGRLKDELLMRGIEPNEYLNKRLYTKLWRMKDYVL